A single Vulcanisaeta distributa DSM 14429 DNA region contains:
- a CDS encoding ribbon-helix-helix protein, CopG family, whose amino-acid sequence MRFRSVRVREDVYEVLARLSEINGTSINELIRQLLTAYLAINEIKEMLRQCLGRLSIGTGLNAVSTEPIKDSIREVNEPLIEFEGNPWVRIIRARVVNGEGREGH is encoded by the coding sequence ATGAGGTTTAGGAGCGTTAGGGTTAGGGAGGATGTTTATGAGGTGCTCGCTAGGCTCTCCGAAATCAATGGCACGTCAATCAATGAGTTAATTCGGCAACTACTCACGGCTTATTTAGCCATCAACGAGATTAAGGAAATGCTTAGGCAGTGCCTTGGCCGATTAAGCATTGGCACGGGCCTCAACGCAGTCAGTACCGAGCCCATTAAGGACTCAATTAGGGAGGTTAATGAGCCATTGATTGAATTTGAGGGTAACCCATGGGTTCGGATCATTAGGGCTAGGGTGGTCAATGGTGAGGGTCGAGAGGGACATTGA